In Monodelphis domestica isolate mMonDom1 chromosome 4, mMonDom1.pri, whole genome shotgun sequence, one DNA window encodes the following:
- the LOC100618734 gene encoding olfactory receptor 10G9-like, which produces MDRQNESFVATFILIGFPHAPDLGATLFGIFLVIYTLTLLGNLLILLVIKMDSHLHTPMYYFLANLSFIDMWFSTVSVPKILMGLLYTDGWAISFHKCVAQLYFFYGLANTEAFLYTVMSYDRYMAITYPLQYVTIMSGKICTLLAGGTWLSGAIHSAVLTALTFRLPYCGPNQIEHYLCDAPAILKLACADTSVNEMVIFVNIGVLASACGFLIFLSYISIIRAILKIRTAEGRHKAFQTCASHCTVVLCFFGPALIIYLRPGSKHVIDRIVAIFQTVITPLLNPLVYTLRNKEVKMALFRLKDRGNFV; this is translated from the coding sequence ATGGATAGACAGAATGAGAGCTTTGTGGCTACATTCATCCTCATAGGGTTTCCCCATGCTCCAGACCTGGGGGCCACTCTGTTTGGGATCTTCTTAGTGATATATACACTCACTTTGTTGGGGAATCTCCTCATCTTGTTGGTGATCAAGATGGACTCTCACCTCCACACTCCCATGTATTATTTTCTGGCCAACCTCTCCTTCATTGACATGTGGTTCTCTACTGTTTCTGTGCCCAAGATACTTATGGGTCTTCTTTATACAGATGGTTGGGCCATCTCATTTCACAAGTGTGTGGCCCAGCTCTATTTCTTCTATGGTCTGGCAAACACTGAGGCTTTCCTCTACACAGTCATGTCCTATGACCGCTATATGGCCATCACTTATCCTTTGCAATATGTTACCATAATGAGTGGGAAAATATGTACCCTTCTAGCTGGAGGCACATGGCTCAGTGGTGCTATCCACTCAGCAGTGTTGACTGCCTTGACTTTCCGCCTTCCCTACTGTGGCCCCAACCAGATTGAACATTACCTTTGTGATGCACCAGCCATTCTCAAATTGGCCTGTGCAGACACCTCAGTCAATGAGATGGTGATCTTTGTCAACATTGGGGTGCTTGCCTCTGCATGTGGCttcctaattttcctttcttatataTCCATCATTCGTGCTATCCTGAAAATCCGCACAGCAGAAGGCAGACACAAAGCTTTCCAGACTTGTGCTTCCCACTGCACTGTGGTCCTCTGTTTCTTTGGGCCAGCTCTCATCATTTATCTAAGACCAGGTTCAAAACATGTTATAGATAGGATTGTGGCCATTTTTCAAACAGTAATCACACCTCTATTAAACCCGCTGGTCTATACACTAAGGAACAAGGAAGTAAAGATGGCTTTATTTAGGCTAAAAGATAGGGGTAATTTTGTTTAG